From the Buteo buteo chromosome 1, bButBut1.hap1.1, whole genome shotgun sequence genome, one window contains:
- the LOC142041218 gene encoding uncharacterized protein LOC142041218, with protein MEGNCDRREGRTSWHHQPCLRCGENAFKFLVAGFALLSGMCIALSTQHAQPIHQHLRQRVSRSHLERHPETWATAQHRVRRYTKIETDWPWSQAHMKYTGSMGLKSNKGLNLLTVVMHGTEVYLENEWNWDSTNRLPQLLGKVGQEIKVGCRVINGSTHQQVTQISVTEVKAKKNQRQTCATEKLDCWCNFTLVQPVFVVCLWAQNSMGLSFKFKINTAMSSFAAVKIAKCHFLAWHAAQYAEVGNQVKLEIKYSQESITDPMQINGTTVTIGAPNGFKWVVPVNCLRESKMFHRSELGAEASWYNQDYRDCPHLVINLQVWCQGNLSVKMSPELGGKWWIGGPEGFKKEFTIISVLQPFVSKIGPYVVKQNHIQELLTGPVRSLKKVVLSLSTVNISSVRPHCTPFLSTLNTGWQAWLHSRSIQGTRARRDLLATALGGGGAGLGVLNSMNVEVLANKLEAVTSGVQGLLNPLNSSLASLGMGQWLVSEVLPTWEQISEKDHQVLLRALGIEQSNVSLALSCIQAQMWVQSVVAGILRDGDNGILPTEIRKIVWDAATEKERQLQAWWRLVNFTHDQVLNAVIAHVLTVAEARIEKVYPIVALGVNTNGSVVYPLDHRMWARVSRGKWQSVDLEACILERGLGFICEDDALKASDVCFDTKEGVCHFEINPQSSDKTVLVYVGKGCVCFRTRCKHVQINEFYNQTAFNDSNMCACNVATIRGCDFVYKPPVFTRQLLITNYTLYRSITPTPIGMDLSLVKEMLEHADLQQLLENAKTEAKKILITVHHDGNVIKQVMERIKRVGEHHWWEIFFGWSPTATGIFNMLLHPIVVIVLMQICVCFAMVATCYWIRQVKLYIDNQEKGLRLAKKILP; from the coding sequence atggaaggCAATTGTGACCGGCGGGAAGGGCGAACTTCGTGGCATCATCAGCCCTGTTTGCGCTGCGGggaaaatgctttcaaatttcTGGTTGCaggatttgctttgctttctggtaTGTGCATAGCGCTGAGCACCCAACATGCCCAACCAATCCATCAGCATCTCAGACAAAGAGTCAGTCGTTCCCACTTAGAAAGGCACCCCGAAACATGGgccacagcccagcacagggTTAGGAGGTACACAAAAATTGAGACCGATTGGCCCTGGTCTCAAGCTCACATGAAATACACGGGAAGCATGGGTTTAAAGTCTAACAAAGGCTTAAATTTGTTAACGGTGGTTATGCACGGGACAGAGGTGTACTTGGAAAACGAGTGGAACTGGGATAGCACAAACAGACTCCcgcagctgctggggaaggtggGACAAGAAATAAAGGTAGGGTGCAGGGTAATTAATGGATCCACTCACCAACAGGTAACTCAAATCTCCGTAACTGAAGTAAAAGCTAAAAAGAATCAGAGACAAACCTGTGCCACAGAAAAATTGGACTGTTGGTGCAATTTTACCTTGGTCCAGCCAGTCTTTGTGGTCTGCCTCTGGGCCCAGAACAGCATGGGGCTGTCCTTTAAATTCAAGATTAACACCGCGATGAGctcctttgctgctgttaaGATCGCGAAGTGCCATTTTTTGGCCTGGCATGCAGCCCAATACGCTGAAGTTGGCAACCAGGTAAAATTGGAAATTAAATACTCCCAGGAAAGTATAACTGATCCGATGCAAATCAATGGTACCACCGTGACTATTGGTGCCCCTAACGGCTTCAAGTGGGTCGTGCCAGTAAACTGCCTCCGGGAGAGCAAAATGTTTCATAGATCCGAATTAGGTGCGGAGGCTTCATGGTATAATCAGGACTACAGGGACTGTCCACACCTGGTCATAAACCTCCAGGTATGGTGTCAAGGAAACCTGAGCGTCAAAATGTCCCCCGAGCTTGGAGGAAAGTGGTGGATAGGAGGCCctgaaggatttaaaaaagaGTTTACTATCATTTCCGTCTTGCAaccttttgtttccaaaatagGCCCTTATGTAGTCAAGCAAAATCACATCCAAGAGCTGTTGACCGGGCCTGTCCGATCACTGAAGAAGGTGGTGTTGTCCCTGTCCACCGTTAACATCTCATCCGTCAGACCACACTGTACCCCCTTCCTGTCCACCCTCAACACTGGCTGGCAGGCATGGCTCCACAGCCGCTCCATCCAGGGGACCCGGGCCAGAAGAGACCTGCTGGCCACGGcactgggaggaggaggcgCCGGGCTGGGGGTCCTCAACAGCATGAATGTTGAGGTCTTGGCCAACAAGCTGGAGGCTGTCACCTCAGGCGTGCAGGGCCTCCTCAACCCCCTAAATTCATCCCTGGCCAGCCTTGGGATGGGGCAGTGGCTCGTGTCAGAGGTGTTGCCCACCTGGGAACAAATAAGTGAGAAAGACCATCAGGTGCTGTTGCGAGCACTGGGCATCGAACAAAGTAACGTCTCTCTTGCTCTTAGTTGCATCCAGGCCCAGATGTGGGTGCAGAGTGTTGTTGCAGGTATCCTGAGAGATGGCGACAACGGCATCCTCCCCACTGAGATCCGAAAGATTGTGTGGGATGCGGCCACAGAGAAGGAGCGGCAGCTCCAAGCCTGGTGGAGGCTTGTCAACTTCACCCACGACCAGGTCCTCAACGCAGTCATCGCCCACGTCCTGACTGTGGCAGAGGCTCGCATCGAAAAGGTCTACCCCATCGTGGCGCTGGGCGTTAACACAAATGGGTCTGTGGTCTACCCCTTGGACCACCGCATGTGGGCGAGGGTGTCTCGCGGGAAATGGCAATCGGTAGATTTGGAAGCCTGCATTTTGGAAAGGGGGCTGGGATTCATATGCGAAGATGATGCCCTTAAGGCGAGCGATGTTTGCTTTGACACCAAAGAAGGGGTGTGTCATTTTGAGATCAACCCCCAGAGCAGCGATAAAACCGTGTTAGTGTACGTAGGGAAGGGGTGCGTGTGTTTTAGAACGAGGTGTAAACACGTGCAAATTAATGAATTTTATAATCAGACCGCGTTTAATGATTCAAATATGTGTGCTTGCAATGTAGCTACTATTAGAGGCTGTGATTTTGTGTATAAACCGCCCGTGTTTACTAGGCAGTTGCTAATCACAAACTATACCCTGTACCGTAGTATAACCCCGACCCCCATCGGTATGGATTTGTCGCTTGTAAAAGAAATGTTAGAGCATGCGGATTTACAGCAGCTGTTAGAAAATGCCAAGACAGAAGCTAAAAAGATCCTAATAACCGTACATCATGATGGCAATGTTATAAAACAGGTAATGGAACGAATTAAGAGGGTGGGAGAACACCACTGGTGGGAAATTTTCTTTGGCTGGTCCCCCACGGCCACCGGCATCTTCAACATGCTGCTGCACCCCATTGTAGTTATAGTGCTAATGCAAATCTGCGTGTGCTTTGCCATGGTAGCGACTTGTTACTGGATCAGGCAGGTAAAGCTCTACATTGACAATCAGGAGAAAGGACTGCGGCTGGCCAAGAAAATCCTACCATAG
- the CD8B gene encoding T-cell surface glycoprotein CD8 beta chain, producing MARLWLHLCICLQIPGFSTNLLLSKTPRHILAQTNNKTEILCELKTEHAGVYWYRWSQEKQNFEFLVFSNPFGKAIYGANISEAKFSVPGASSRSSYSLHISKLHASDNGTYYCSISQSSQLLLGSGTQLSVVDVLPLPLKTTQAPLSKKPVRCVTKSKGADKKGACSPLVWVPLATSVLVLLLSLVPTAHRLHRLRRRLWLRVHRQ from the exons ATGGCCCGGCTGTGGCTCCATCTCTGCATCTGCCTGCAGATCCCAG GTTTCTCTACAAATCTACTTTTATCCAAGACTCCACGCCATATTTTAGCCCAAACtaacaataaaacagaaatcctCTGTGAGCTGAAGACAGAGCATGCTGGGGTGTACTGGTACCGCTGGAGCCAGGAGAAGCAAAATTTCGAGTTCTTGGTATTTTCCAACCCATTTGGCAAAGCCATATACGGCGCAAACATCAGTGAGGCCAAGTTTAGTGTCCCTGGGGCAAGTTCCCGCAGCTCTTACAGCCTGCACATCAGTAAGCTCCATGCCTCGGACAACGGCACCTATTACTGCTCCATCTCCCAgtcctcccagctcctcctgggcaGCGGGACGCAGCTCAGTGTGG TTGAtgttctgcctctgcctctgaAGACCACTCAGGCACCGCTCTCCAAAAAGCCCGTGCGGTGCGTAACCAAAAGCAAAGGTGCTGACAAGAAAG gtgcctgcagccccctggTCTGGGTCCCCCTGGCCACCAGCGTCCTGGTCCTCCTGCTGAGCCTGGTCCCCACTGCCCACCGCCTCCACC GTCTGCGGAGGAGGCTGTGGCTTCGCGTCCACAGGCAGTAA
- the CD8A gene encoding T-cell surface glycoprotein CD8 alpha chain yields MAGSPALLLLLGLGLCCPGVQVQAYRMTARFRDSSITQPRLGQQLELECVGAREDSGVFWVRQDKDGTLRFIVFISALPRTTFEGNKRTSTRFEARKLGSVYYLVVKSFTPGDEGNYFCLMNSNQMLYFSRGQPAFIPVTTTTAPTVPAPTTHSGITKKDPCPKTPDPETSKEKKLDFFCDIFIWVPLSGTCLLLLIALIVTTVLCQQTRRRRCRCKRPVNGKPNAKPRTPNQHT; encoded by the exons ATGGCCGGGTCTCCTGCGCTGCTCCTTCTGCTCGGTCTGGGGCTCT GCTGCCCTGGGGTCCAGGTCCAGGCGTACAGGATGACGGCCAGGTTTCGTGACAGCAGCATCACGCAACCCCGGCTGGgacagcagctggagctggagtgTGTGGGTGCCAGGGAGGACAGCGGCGTATTCTGGGTCCGCCAGGACAAGGATGGGACCCTTCGCTTCATCGTCTTCATCTCTGCCCTGCCCCGCACCACCTTCGAGGGGAACAAGAGGACATCCACACGCTTTGAGGCGAGGAAATTGGGCAGTGTCTACTACCTGGTAGTGAAGTCTTTCACGCCGGGAGACGAGGGGAACTATTTCTGCCTCATGAACAGCAACCAAATGCTGTACTTCAGCCGTGGCCAGCCTGCCTTCATCCCAG TCACCACCACAACAGCACCCACTGTACCAGCACCCACCACCCACAGTGGCATCACCAAAAAGGACCCCTGCCCGAAGACTCCGGATCCAG AGACCAGTAAGGAGAAAAAGCTGGATTTCTTCTGCGACATCTTCATCTGGGTTCCCTTGTCAGGcacctgcctcctgctcctcatCGCCCTGATAGTCACCACCGTGCTGTGCCAAC aaaccaGAAGACGAAGATGCAGATGTAAAAG ACCCGTGAACGGGAAGCCCAATGCGAAACCTAGGACGCCAAACCAACACACATAA